From the genome of Neomonachus schauinslandi chromosome 5, ASM220157v2, whole genome shotgun sequence, one region includes:
- the CCDC184 gene encoding coiled-coil domain-containing protein 184 has product MEDGPLEIMTKDGGDMPAPLEVSTVPAVGDVISGEYNGGMKELMEHLKAQLQALFEDVRAMRGALDEQASHIQVLSDDVCANQRAIVSMCQIMTTAPRQGGLGVVGGKVSCPGAPQEPETSSPGIGDSGLLGRDPEDEDEDDDEEEKEMPSSTTPTSHCERPESPCAGLLGGDGPLVEPLDLPDITLLQLEGEACL; this is encoded by the coding sequence ATGGAAGACGGTCCGCTGGAGATCATGACCAAGGACGGCGGCGACATGCCGGCACCTCTGGAGGTGTCCACCGTGCCGGCCGTGGGGGACGTGATCTCCGGGGAGTACAACGGCGGCATGAAGGAACTGATGGAGCACCTGAAGGCCCAGCTGCAGGCCTTGTTTGAGGACGTGAGGGCCATGCGGGGGGCCCTGGACGAGCAGGCCTCGCACATCCAGGTGCTCTCGGACGACGTGTGCGCCAACCAGCGGGCCATCGTCTCCATGTGCCAGATTATGACCACGGCGCCCCGCCAGGGCGGTCTGGGCGTGGTCGGCGGCAAGGTGAGCTGCCCCGGTGCCCCCCAGGAGCCGGAGACCTCTTCGCCTGGGATCGGGGACAGCGGTTTGCTGGGTCGCGATCCTGAGGACGAGGATGAGGACGACgatgaagaagagaaggagatgcCCAGTTCCACCACACCCACTAGTCACTGTGAGCGCCCCGAGAGCCCCTGTGCTGGTCTCCTTGGGGGGGACGGGCCACTTGTGGAGCCCCTCGATCTGCCCGACATTACCCTGCTGCAGCTGGAGGGCGAGGCCTGTCTGTGA